A region from the Candidatus Electrothrix scaldis genome encodes:
- a CDS encoding arsenate reductase ArsC, translating to MTKKYSVLFVCIHNSARSQMAEAFLRQIGGNSFTAASAGLEAGVLNPLVIGVMGEIGLDIRNQSTDTVKDIIDQKSQFDYVITVCDAANAQRCPLIPGTMHTLHWGFDDPATVSGDAQEKVAQIRVIRDQIREQVCDFVQSFGLPITP from the coding sequence ATGACAAAAAAATATTCGGTTCTCTTCGTCTGCATCCACAATTCTGCGCGTAGCCAAATGGCAGAAGCTTTCTTACGCCAAATCGGTGGAAATTCGTTCACAGCAGCAAGTGCTGGTCTGGAGGCCGGAGTCCTCAACCCCCTGGTTATAGGGGTTATGGGGGAAATTGGCCTTGACATACGAAATCAATCCACCGATACTGTAAAGGACATTATTGATCAAAAAAGCCAATTCGATTATGTCATTACGGTTTGCGATGCCGCCAATGCACAACGTTGTCCTCTGATTCCAGGGACCATGCATACATTGCATTGGGGTTTTGATGATCCGGCAACAGTATCTGGTGATGCTCAAGAAAAAGTAGCACAGATACGAGTCATTCGGGATCAGATTCGAGAACAGGTTTGCGATTTTGTCCAGAGTTTTGGTTTACCTATTACTCCATAG
- a CDS encoding type II toxin-antitoxin system mRNA interferase toxin, RelE/StbE family, with protein sequence MEKVVLDKVRKRLKKLPVHIVRNLQRLALQVESLGIAEVRKIPGYHDEPLAGKRTGQRSIRLSKSYRAFYVELDDQNIKLIRVEEVNKHEY encoded by the coding sequence ATGGAAAAGGTTGTTTTAGACAAGGTTCGAAAACGATTAAAGAAACTCCCTGTACATATCGTCAGGAACCTCCAGAGGTTGGCCTTACAGGTCGAATCACTGGGAATAGCCGAGGTCAGAAAAATTCCCGGTTACCATGATGAACCGCTGGCAGGCAAAAGAACAGGACAACGATCTATCAGATTGTCAAAGAGCTACAGGGCATTTTATGTGGAACTTGATGATCAGAATATAAAATTGATCAGGGTGGAGGAGGTCAACAAACATGAATACTGA
- a CDS encoding molybdopterin-dependent oxidoreductase: MKGANAHKNTYSAYRLKTPLIRENGRFRKASWDEALDLTSARLKSFDPKTVGFHQGNDFNSWCHDAVMAAYGTPNKTTHRQMCDNPNRMANEHCLNDKRPWIDYAHSEFILLFGINELVTSAGQRKLALLKQAIKRGAKLVTVDPRQSETAEASTEWISILPGTDGAMALAMAYVLVTEGLYDKEFVKEWCYGFAALKRRLLGEEDGILRTPFWAEGICGVPAATIERLAREFAAAAPSVGVLSWTGVAQVPNAVHATQAIQALNALVGSFDAPGGPSLVSKRKLSSPWGDEQKSPPNNAEKFKLNNSKLWQGWIPAYFEEDVQAGRLKAMLCYFGNPVMSDGSEPSTRHAMRQLEFSCAIDCFMSNTTELCDVILPDCTYLEQSRVISDWMYESFLSLGQRAIAPLYDSRSVVDIFTGLAERLGYGEYFPWKTEEEYMKNQLRGMGITLDLLRESGYFVTDSQQFYKYREWGSFNPPAGYGSSGHTVTGKYNFINPVAKESGLNALPDYIPPFVDWPELQPDHKYPMIIGYFRINEHEHCSTNWNAALMKKYGSNPVWINYQDARQLNITDGDKVLISSPWGEATARAQVTWGIRQGVLATAGGFGGKYGLEGDPKYPQIGGFNTNVLLPPNVACTWSGTPPLKYIKTRIEKV, from the coding sequence ATCAAGGGCGCCAATGCCCATAAAAACACCTATTCCGCCTATCGTCTCAAGACGCCTCTGATCCGGGAAAATGGTCGCTTCAGAAAGGCGTCGTGGGACGAAGCACTGGATCTGACTTCTGCCCGCCTGAAAAGTTTTGATCCCAAAACCGTGGGGTTTCACCAGGGGAATGATTTTAATAGCTGGTGCCATGATGCGGTGATGGCAGCCTATGGCACCCCGAATAAGACCACCCATCGCCAGATGTGTGATAATCCCAACCGCATGGCCAATGAGCATTGCCTGAATGATAAACGTCCGTGGATTGATTATGCCCATTCTGAATTCATTTTGCTTTTCGGTATCAATGAATTGGTAACCTCTGCCGGGCAACGGAAGCTGGCTTTGCTGAAGCAGGCTATAAAGCGGGGCGCCAAGCTGGTCACCGTGGATCCCCGCCAAAGCGAAACCGCAGAAGCATCTACTGAATGGATATCTATTCTTCCGGGAACCGACGGAGCAATGGCTCTGGCAATGGCCTATGTGTTAGTCACGGAGGGGCTCTATGATAAGGAATTTGTTAAGGAGTGGTGCTATGGTTTTGCCGCCTTGAAGAGACGCCTACTTGGCGAGGAGGATGGCATTCTGCGTACGCCTTTTTGGGCCGAAGGTATTTGCGGGGTGCCTGCTGCGACCATTGAGCGTCTGGCTAGGGAATTTGCCGCTGCGGCCCCCTCTGTTGGGGTCTTGTCCTGGACTGGTGTGGCCCAGGTCCCTAATGCTGTGCATGCGACCCAGGCTATTCAAGCCTTGAACGCCCTTGTTGGGAGCTTTGACGCTCCTGGGGGCCCCAGCTTGGTTAGCAAGCGGAAGCTCTCTTCTCCCTGGGGGGATGAGCAAAAAAGTCCGCCCAATAATGCAGAAAAATTCAAGCTGAATAACAGCAAACTTTGGCAGGGATGGATTCCTGCCTATTTTGAAGAGGATGTTCAGGCCGGGCGACTCAAGGCCATGCTCTGTTATTTCGGTAACCCCGTTATGTCCGATGGCTCCGAACCCTCAACCCGTCATGCTATGCGGCAATTGGAGTTTTCCTGCGCCATTGATTGCTTCATGAGCAATACCACAGAGCTTTGTGATGTCATCCTGCCGGATTGTACCTATCTTGAACAGAGCCGGGTGATATCAGATTGGATGTATGAATCCTTTCTCTCTTTGGGGCAGAGGGCCATTGCTCCGCTGTACGATTCCCGATCTGTGGTGGACATTTTTACTGGGCTGGCGGAGCGTCTTGGCTATGGTGAGTATTTTCCCTGGAAGACTGAAGAAGAGTATATGAAGAATCAGCTTCGAGGTATGGGGATTACGTTGGATCTGTTGCGTGAAAGCGGCTATTTTGTGACGGATTCGCAGCAATTTTATAAGTACCGGGAGTGGGGTTCGTTTAATCCGCCAGCTGGATATGGATCGTCAGGGCACACGGTGACGGGGAAGTATAATTTTATCAATCCAGTGGCGAAAGAGAGCGGACTCAATGCCCTGCCTGACTATATTCCTCCCTTCGTGGATTGGCCTGAGCTTCAGCCTGATCATAAATACCCCATGATTATAGGGTATTTCAGGATAAACGAGCATGAGCATTGTTCAACCAATTGGAACGCGGCCTTGATGAAAAAATATGGCTCCAATCCGGTCTGGATCAATTATCAGGATGCTCGGCAGCTCAATATTACTGATGGGGATAAGGTGCTGATTTCTTCTCCCTGGGGAGAAGCCACAGCAAGGGCTCAGGTGACTTGGGGAATTCGGCAGGGGGTTTTAGCAACAGCTGGAGGATTTGGTGGGAAATACGGCCTGGAAGGTGATCCGAAGTATCCGCAGATTGGGGGCTTCAATACCAATGTTTTGCTGCCGCCCAATGTAGCCTGTACCTGGTCGGGTACCCCGCCACTGAAGTACATCAAAACGCGAATTGAAAAGGTGTGA
- the pstA gene encoding phosphate ABC transporter permease PstA, whose translation MSTTEKKKKAKKPSAMTRVELGLARRRRREERFRKLSLSAVVLSISFLVLLFASIISNGWSAFLRTDIQLDVHFDPEVLDVNSLVNANYGKLIKQSMREMLPEVKSRKDKREMYRLVSSGASYELQKMVTENPALIGTIVSLWLPADDLPDMLLKGNIDRTTRETDRAMSDKQIQWVDQLIAQGRMKKRFNTAFFQAGDSREPELAGIRGAVMGSLLTLLVTLILSFPVSVAAAIYLEEFAPKNKWTDLVEVNINNLAAVPSIVFGLLGLAVFLNFFGMPRSSPLVGGLVLSLMTLPTIIIASRASLQAVPPSIREAALGVGASKMQTVFHHVLPLAMPGMMTGTIIGLSRALGETAPLLMIGMVAFIVDVPGSITDPATGLPVQIFLWADSPERAFVERTSAAILVLLTVLISMNGLAVYLRMKFERRW comes from the coding sequence ATGAGCACCACAGAGAAGAAGAAAAAAGCGAAGAAGCCCTCAGCTATGACAAGAGTTGAACTCGGCTTGGCGCGTCGTCGCCGGAGAGAAGAACGTTTTCGTAAACTCAGCCTTTCTGCCGTGGTGTTGAGCATCAGCTTCCTGGTACTCCTCTTCGCCTCAATTATCTCCAATGGCTGGTCTGCCTTTCTCCGCACCGACATCCAGCTTGACGTCCATTTTGATCCCGAGGTTCTTGATGTCAACAGTTTGGTGAATGCCAATTACGGCAAACTGATCAAGCAATCCATGCGAGAGATGCTGCCGGAGGTCAAGTCCCGAAAAGATAAACGGGAAATGTACAGACTGGTCAGTTCCGGTGCATCCTATGAATTACAAAAAATGGTGACGGAAAATCCGGCTCTCATCGGAACAATAGTCTCGCTGTGGCTGCCTGCTGACGATCTGCCTGACATGCTGCTTAAGGGCAATATAGACAGGACAACCCGTGAAACTGACCGTGCTATGTCAGACAAACAGATCCAGTGGGTTGACCAGCTTATCGCTCAGGGGCGCATGAAGAAACGCTTCAATACTGCTTTTTTTCAAGCGGGCGACTCCCGAGAGCCTGAATTAGCAGGTATCAGAGGGGCTGTTATGGGATCTCTGTTGACCCTGCTGGTCACTCTGATTCTCTCCTTTCCGGTGTCAGTTGCTGCTGCTATATATTTAGAGGAATTTGCTCCGAAAAATAAATGGACCGATCTGGTTGAGGTCAATATTAATAATCTGGCTGCGGTACCCTCTATCGTCTTCGGTTTACTGGGCCTGGCGGTTTTCCTCAACTTTTTCGGAATGCCCCGCTCTTCCCCCTTGGTCGGTGGCCTGGTCCTGTCGCTTATGACCCTGCCCACCATCATCATTGCCAGCCGAGCATCCTTGCAGGCAGTTCCACCTTCAATTCGTGAGGCAGCTCTGGGCGTGGGCGCATCCAAGATGCAGACCGTGTTCCATCATGTTCTGCCCCTGGCCATGCCCGGCATGATGACCGGAACCATTATCGGCCTTTCAAGGGCCTTGGGGGAAACAGCCCCGCTGCTGATGATCGGTATGGTGGCCTTTATCGTCGATGTACCGGGGAGCATCACTGATCCGGCCACGGGCCTACCTGTCCAGATCTTTCTCTGGGCTGATTCTCCGGAACGGGCCTTTGTTGAACGAACATCTGCCGCCATCCTGGTATTATTAACGGTCCTGATTTCCATGAATGGACTGGCGGTATATTTACGCATGAAATTTGAGCGACGGTGGTAG
- a CDS encoding PHP domain-containing protein, producing MENIRGMKFDLHVHTTLSSCSQLTLEQVLNNAQAKGLDGVCITDHDTMGAVGLLKEGMQENGLCVLVGMEYATKGGDLLLFGPFERLPIGLPAEAVLATVRKAGGIAIAAHPCRPGRSTDISLLEKGLCQIIEGVNGRNTPEANQEVRHWPERYQVGAVGGSDAHTLDELGKVPTQFTVPIQSRADLIRVLREGRYHPVA from the coding sequence ATGGAAAATATTCGGGGCATGAAATTCGATCTTCATGTTCATACCACGCTCTCATCCTGTAGTCAACTGACCCTGGAGCAAGTCCTCAATAATGCCCAGGCCAAAGGGCTGGACGGGGTTTGCATCACGGACCACGATACTATGGGCGCTGTTGGCCTGCTCAAAGAAGGCATGCAGGAAAACGGTCTCTGTGTTCTTGTCGGCATGGAATACGCTACCAAGGGCGGGGACCTTCTCCTTTTTGGGCCTTTTGAACGACTTCCGATAGGACTTCCTGCCGAGGCCGTCCTGGCAACCGTGCGGAAGGCTGGCGGTATCGCAATAGCTGCCCATCCCTGCCGTCCCGGCAGATCCACAGATATCTCCTTGTTGGAAAAGGGACTCTGTCAGATTATTGAGGGCGTAAACGGCAGGAATACGCCAGAGGCTAATCAGGAGGTTCGCCACTGGCCTGAGCGTTACCAGGTCGGTGCGGTTGGGGGCAGCGATGCCCATACCTTAGATGAACTCGGCAAGGTTCCCACGCAGTTTACTGTTCCAATCCAGAGCCGGGCTGATTTGATCCGGGTGTTGAGGGAGGGGCGATATCATCCGGTGGCCTGA
- a CDS encoding substrate-binding domain-containing protein: MKKALFVAACMLLASDVWAGGRDFVSIVGSSTVYPFATTVAERFGKTSSFKTPKIESTGSGGGMKLFCAGAGIDTPDVTNCSRRIKKSEYDTCMTSGVKEIVEVKIGYDGIVLANSKKAERFKLSKKDIYLALARSVPDPKGSQTFVDNPYKTWKEVNASLPEVKIEVMGPPPTSGTRDAFDELAMEGGCKTFPWIKDLKKSDKKQFKSVCQALREDGAYIEAGENDNLIVQKLEANPNSLGIFGFSYLDQNADKIQGAIVDGIEPDFDHIADGSYSISRPLYMYVKKAHVGSVPGLEEFLAEFTSDRAWGDEGYLSEKGLIPMPEEERAQVEKAVKQLTPLQL, from the coding sequence ATGAAGAAAGCGTTGTTTGTTGCAGCTTGTATGCTGCTGGCTTCTGATGTTTGGGCAGGGGGAAGAGACTTTGTCTCTATTGTGGGATCCTCCACGGTATATCCCTTTGCCACAACTGTGGCGGAACGATTCGGCAAGACCAGTTCCTTCAAGACTCCCAAAATCGAATCAACCGGTTCCGGTGGTGGTATGAAGCTGTTCTGTGCCGGTGCTGGCATTGACACCCCGGATGTCACCAACTGCTCCCGCAGAATTAAAAAATCCGAATACGATACCTGCATGACAAGCGGCGTAAAGGAAATCGTTGAGGTAAAGATTGGTTATGACGGAATAGTCCTGGCCAACTCTAAAAAAGCAGAGCGCTTTAAACTGAGCAAAAAAGACATCTACCTTGCCTTGGCTCGTTCCGTACCGGATCCCAAGGGAAGCCAAACCTTTGTTGATAACCCCTACAAAACCTGGAAAGAAGTCAACGCTTCCTTACCTGAGGTAAAAATTGAGGTTATGGGACCTCCTCCCACCTCCGGTACCCGCGATGCCTTTGATGAATTAGCAATGGAAGGCGGTTGCAAGACTTTTCCCTGGATTAAGGACCTGAAAAAAAGCGATAAGAAGCAGTTCAAATCCGTTTGCCAGGCTCTGCGTGAAGATGGCGCCTATATTGAGGCTGGTGAAAACGATAACCTGATCGTGCAGAAGCTGGAAGCTAATCCCAACTCCCTGGGTATCTTCGGTTTCAGCTACCTGGATCAGAATGCAGATAAAATTCAGGGTGCCATTGTTGATGGTATAGAGCCTGATTTTGACCATATCGCAGACGGAAGCTATTCTATTTCCCGTCCGCTGTATATGTACGTGAAAAAAGCCCATGTCGGCTCAGTGCCTGGTTTGGAAGAATTTTTGGCGGAGTTTACCAGTGATCGTGCTTGGGGTGATGAGGGATATCTTTCTGAAAAGGGCCTTATTCCCATGCCAGAAGAAGAACGTGCTCAGGTCGAAAAAGCTGTCAAGCAATTGACGCCATTGCAGTTGTAA
- the pstB gene encoding phosphate ABC transporter ATP-binding protein PstB translates to MTCRGVDVWYGDKQAIMDVNIDIGENEVLAMIGPSGCGKSTFLRCLNRMNDTIPVCRVTGDIILDSMNIYDKNIDVVPLRAQVGMVFQKPNPFPKSIYDNIAYGPKIHGLVENRTELDEVVEYSLTKAGLWDEVKDRLDQPGTGLSGGQQQRLCIARAIAVRPEVILMDEPCSALDPIATATVEDLIDELRGQYTIVIVTHNMQQAARVSQRTAYFHLGRLIEVGITDQLFTNPRHRLTEDYITGRFG, encoded by the coding sequence ATGACCTGTCGAGGGGTTGACGTCTGGTACGGCGACAAACAAGCCATTATGGACGTAAATATTGACATCGGCGAAAATGAAGTCCTCGCCATGATCGGCCCGTCTGGCTGCGGTAAATCAACGTTCCTCCGCTGTCTAAACAGGATGAATGATACAATTCCTGTTTGTCGGGTCACAGGCGATATCATCCTGGACAGCATGAATATCTACGACAAGAACATAGACGTCGTACCTCTTCGGGCTCAGGTAGGTATGGTCTTTCAGAAACCAAACCCCTTCCCCAAGTCCATCTACGATAATATTGCTTACGGCCCAAAGATTCACGGACTTGTCGAAAACAGGACAGAACTTGATGAAGTTGTCGAGTACTCTCTGACCAAGGCTGGGCTCTGGGATGAGGTAAAAGATCGACTTGACCAGCCAGGAACCGGTCTCTCTGGTGGCCAGCAGCAACGCCTTTGCATCGCACGCGCCATTGCTGTCCGACCGGAGGTCATCCTGATGGACGAACCTTGCTCAGCATTGGACCCGATTGCTACAGCCACGGTTGAAGATCTGATCGACGAACTGCGAGGACAATACACCATTGTCATAGTGACCCATAATATGCAGCAGGCCGCACGAGTATCCCAGCGTACCGCCTATTTTCATCTTGGTCGATTGATTGAAGTTGGTATTACGGATCAGCTCTTTACCAACCCAAGACATCGCTTAACCGAAGATTATATCACTGGTCGCTTCGGCTGA
- a CDS encoding alkaline phosphatase family protein, whose protein sequence is MSTSRSAERCLLILLDGLGDRAYPELGNRTPLQAAHTPNLNVFAQSGSCGLLHAARPGIALPSENAHFALFGYQEQEFPGRGLFEALGAGLDIRPGDIAFLVHFGAAEVRERTLILRKHRPQTSAEETRAFIEAISSYTWYGKDDDETEPVQIDYLPTKGLDGILRLRGKGLSRQVTDTSPPQHDHPLLMALPYRKTEDPIAAQRTAATLNSYIAWSHTTLSKHPLNLKRQKNKQELVNILVTQRPGTLGQIQPFAERWGIQGASLSSGLMYWGLASYLEMRVEKVKDSDDPGRDLAERLAQAVSLGKEYEFIHVHTKAPDAAAHTKDPNKKVAAIESLDKGIGQMLPNLLDGRTVVIITADHSTPSAGPQIHSGEPVPITVAGPGIRRDLVTGFDEVQCAPGALGWVQGRDLMPMVLNFLDRAKLVGLMDTPDDQPYWPGKRVSFQL, encoded by the coding sequence ATGAGCACGAGTCGAAGCGCAGAACGTTGTCTCCTTATCCTCCTTGATGGCCTGGGTGATCGTGCCTACCCAGAGCTGGGCAACCGCACTCCCTTGCAGGCTGCTCACACCCCGAACCTGAACGTCTTTGCTCAAAGTGGTTCCTGCGGTCTCCTCCATGCTGCCCGTCCCGGCATTGCCCTGCCTAGTGAAAACGCCCATTTTGCCCTATTCGGTTATCAGGAACAGGAATTCCCCGGTCGGGGGTTGTTTGAAGCTTTGGGGGCTGGATTGGATATCAGGCCTGGAGATATTGCCTTTCTGGTTCATTTCGGCGCGGCTGAGGTTCGGGAGCGCACCCTTATTCTGAGAAAACATCGCCCTCAAACCTCTGCGGAAGAAACAAGGGCCTTTATAGAGGCAATCTCCTCATATACCTGGTACGGGAAGGATGATGACGAAACAGAGCCTGTGCAGATTGATTATCTACCGACCAAGGGCTTAGATGGTATCCTCCGCCTACGCGGAAAAGGACTCAGCCGTCAGGTCACCGATACCAGCCCGCCTCAGCATGATCATCCGCTGCTCATGGCCCTGCCCTATCGCAAGACTGAGGATCCCATCGCAGCTCAACGCACCGCCGCTACTCTGAACAGCTATATAGCTTGGTCGCATACCACGCTGAGCAAGCATCCCCTGAACCTGAAACGACAGAAAAACAAACAGGAGCTCGTCAATATCCTGGTTACTCAACGCCCAGGGACTCTTGGACAGATTCAGCCCTTTGCAGAGCGTTGGGGAATCCAGGGAGCCTCCCTGTCTTCAGGCCTGATGTACTGGGGTCTGGCAAGCTATCTGGAGATGCGGGTGGAGAAGGTGAAGGATAGTGATGATCCGGGACGTGATTTGGCGGAGCGGCTTGCTCAAGCCGTCTCCCTTGGCAAGGAATACGAGTTTATTCATGTTCACACCAAGGCCCCGGACGCAGCAGCGCATACCAAGGATCCCAACAAAAAAGTCGCTGCCATCGAGTCTCTGGACAAAGGTATCGGCCAAATGCTGCCGAACTTGCTTGATGGACGGACCGTTGTTATCATAACAGCTGATCATTCCACCCCCAGTGCCGGTCCTCAGATCCACTCGGGAGAACCGGTCCCCATTACCGTAGCCGGGCCGGGTATTCGCCGTGATCTGGTGACCGGGTTTGATGAGGTGCAATGTGCGCCCGGAGCTTTGGGCTGGGTACAGGGACGAGACCTCATGCCGATGGTGCTCAACTTTCTTGATCGGGCAAAGCTGGTCGGCTTGATGGATACCCCAGACGATCAACCCTATTGGCCGGGCAAAAGGGTATCATTTCAACTATAG
- a CDS encoding ATP-binding protein encodes MDRYIQPAIIDDLHKKMVFIGGPRQVGKTTVALNILGGDELHPAYFNWDYAEDKRILLQGGLPTGQPLLILDEIHKYKEWRNFVKGLYDKNKSRTSFLVTGSARLDYYRKGGDSLQGRYHYYRLHPLSLYELNRNPSAQDLELLLRFGGFPEPLLAQSKRDWKRWQRERIARVIHEDLVSLEQVREVSQLDLLAVLLQDRVASLLSINSLREDLSASHEAVERWVSILENLYYCFRIRPFAANRIKALKKDKKLYLWDWSLCPDSGARFENLVASNLLKYCHFQEDTLGDTMELCFLRDQLKREVDFVVLRNKVPLFAVECKAGAKSLSKHLTYFSERTEIPCFYQVHNGQADYELADLRVRVLPFTRFVEEVLQV; translated from the coding sequence ATGGACAGATATATCCAGCCCGCAATCATTGATGACCTGCACAAAAAGATGGTCTTCATCGGCGGCCCACGCCAGGTCGGCAAGACCACGGTGGCCCTGAACATCCTGGGCGGCGATGAACTGCATCCCGCCTATTTCAACTGGGACTATGCCGAGGACAAGCGGATACTCCTGCAGGGCGGTCTGCCGACAGGACAGCCCTTGCTGATCCTTGACGAAATCCATAAATACAAAGAATGGCGGAATTTCGTCAAGGGCTTGTATGACAAGAACAAATCCCGCACCTCCTTTCTCGTTACCGGTTCAGCCCGGCTGGATTATTACCGCAAGGGCGGGGATTCTCTCCAGGGCCGTTATCATTATTATCGTCTCCACCCCCTGTCGCTGTATGAACTGAACCGCAACCCGTCTGCCCAGGACCTGGAGCTGCTCCTCCGCTTTGGCGGTTTCCCGGAACCCCTTCTGGCGCAGTCGAAACGGGACTGGAAACGATGGCAGCGGGAACGGATTGCTCGGGTGATTCATGAGGATCTTGTCTCCCTGGAACAGGTGCGGGAGGTGAGCCAGCTGGACCTGCTCGCCGTACTGCTCCAGGACAGGGTGGCCTCGCTCCTGTCCATCAACTCTCTGCGGGAGGATCTCTCTGCCTCCCACGAGGCGGTCGAGCGCTGGGTCTCCATCCTGGAAAACCTGTACTATTGTTTTCGCATCAGGCCCTTTGCGGCCAACCGGATAAAGGCCCTGAAAAAAGACAAGAAGCTCTACCTCTGGGACTGGTCCCTCTGTCCTGATTCCGGAGCGCGTTTCGAGAACCTGGTGGCTTCCAATCTCCTCAAGTATTGCCATTTTCAGGAAGACACCCTTGGCGACACGATGGAGTTATGCTTTCTCCGGGATCAGTTGAAGCGGGAGGTCGATTTCGTGGTATTACGGAATAAAGTGCCCCTCTTTGCGGTGGAATGCAAGGCCGGGGCAAAATCGCTGAGCAAGCATCTTACCTATTTTTCCGAGCGGACAGAGATCCCCTGTTTTTACCAGGTGCATAACGGACAGGCGGATTATGAGCTGGCTGATCTGCGTGTACGAGTGCTACCCTTTACCCGCTTTGTGGAAGAGGTGTTGCAGGTGTAG
- a CDS encoding nicotinate-nucleotide adenylyltransferase has product MIPTGVIHGRFQILHNDHLKYLLAGKARCEHLVVGITNPDPCQTKDDAADPKRSSDQANPFTYFQRYQMIRAALTRSGLEDKEFSVVPFPINFPERYRYYVPLDATFFLTIYDDWGERKLEMFQSLGLRTEVLWRRTPATKGLSATDIRAKMREGEPWLHLVPPGVAEIITGH; this is encoded by the coding sequence ATGATTCCTACAGGCGTTATTCACGGTCGTTTTCAGATTCTCCATAATGATCACCTGAAATATCTCCTGGCTGGCAAGGCCAGATGCGAACACCTGGTGGTGGGCATCACCAACCCTGATCCCTGCCAAACCAAAGATGATGCAGCGGACCCGAAACGAAGCTCGGATCAGGCCAATCCCTTTACCTATTTCCAGCGCTACCAGATGATCCGTGCGGCTCTGACCCGAAGCGGCCTAGAGGATAAGGAATTTTCCGTAGTCCCCTTTCCCATTAATTTCCCGGAACGCTATCGCTATTATGTTCCCCTGGATGCCACCTTCTTCCTGACGATTTATGATGATTGGGGAGAGAGAAAGCTGGAGATGTTTCAGTCCCTGGGCCTGCGCACAGAGGTGCTTTGGCGCAGGACACCAGCCACCAAGGGCTTATCAGCCACTGATATCCGGGCAAAGATGCGAGAGGGAGAGCCTTGGCTGCATCTTGTTCCACCCGGTGTTGCTGAGATTATTACGGGGCACTGA
- a CDS encoding helix-turn-helix transcriptional regulator, producing MNTERIYGTSELAEDFGALTFGNALSSYRLGENKTQKEFAAFLEISAQSLCDIEKERKIPSPRRAAKIAEQLGEPIAFWVQLALQDMLNKDELDLSVSVA from the coding sequence ATGAATACTGAGCGCATATACGGAACATCCGAACTGGCTGAAGATTTCGGCGCGTTAACTTTCGGAAACGCCCTGTCAAGCTATCGTCTGGGCGAAAATAAAACTCAGAAAGAGTTTGCCGCATTCCTGGAGATTTCCGCACAGAGTCTGTGCGATATTGAAAAGGAAAGAAAAATCCCTTCACCGAGAAGAGCTGCGAAGATTGCTGAACAGCTCGGGGAGCCGATAGCCTTCTGGGTTCAGCTGGCTCTTCAGGATATGCTGAACAAGGACGAACTGGATTTGTCGGTATCCGTTGCATGA
- a CDS encoding type II toxin-antitoxin system prevent-host-death family antitoxin → MATPQRVGIREAKANLSRYLHSVRQGNEIILTDRNRPVGKIVPISSEELSLWDRLRNLEEKGLIEADTTQCESAPSPLPLPKKNLAQLLLQEDRENG, encoded by the coding sequence ATGGCAACCCCTCAACGAGTAGGTATACGGGAAGCAAAGGCGAATCTGAGCAGATACCTGCATAGTGTTCGCCAAGGTAACGAGATTATTTTGACGGATCGCAATCGGCCTGTGGGTAAGATTGTCCCCATCTCGTCCGAAGAACTCTCTTTGTGGGACAGGCTCCGCAACTTGGAAGAAAAAGGTCTGATTGAGGCTGATACAACACAATGCGAGTCGGCCCCTTCTCCCCTGCCTTTACCGAAAAAAAATCTTGCCCAGCTTCTTTTGCAAGAGGACAGGGAAAATGGATAA
- a CDS encoding type II toxin-antitoxin system VapC family toxin: MDKADLVVYWDASAVLSLLFDDIHTENALSWWKRSRTVHLLSSLAFVEAAAVIGLLGRTGSLDAPLVETAYANLAAWGWRKTSIQPDSELAGTYARRWPLRGADLWHLACACTLHRELPELRLLTYDKRLHEAAVGEEVAVMS; encoded by the coding sequence ATGGATAAAGCGGACTTGGTTGTCTACTGGGATGCTTCAGCCGTGCTTTCGTTGCTGTTTGACGACATCCATACGGAAAACGCCCTGAGCTGGTGGAAACGGAGTCGAACGGTTCACCTCCTTTCCTCCCTGGCCTTTGTTGAAGCGGCAGCTGTGATCGGTCTCCTGGGGCGAACCGGATCTTTGGACGCTCCTCTGGTTGAGACAGCCTATGCCAACCTTGCTGCCTGGGGCTGGAGAAAAACAAGTATTCAGCCCGACTCGGAGCTTGCCGGGACGTATGCCCGGCGCTGGCCGTTGCGGGGGGCGGATCTCTGGCATCTTGCCTGTGCCTGCACTCTGCATAGGGAGTTGCCGGAACTCAGGCTGCTGACTTATGATAAGCGGCTCCATGAGGCGGCAGTGGGGGAAGAAGTGGCGGTGATGTCTTGA